The sequence AAGGATTGGTTTTAAGAGGCAGATGGGAACTCTGCCCTCCCATTACCTTCCTCCCTACGACCCTTCTGGGGTACTGAACCGGTATTTTCCGGTAGGAACGCTCAAAGTAAACTATAAGGCCCATAAGAAACCCTAGAAAAATAAAAATAAGCAAAACCCCCAAAACGGTAATCTCGCCCGTGCCAACGAGCCTTGAGAGGTTCCAGAACGCCCCGGGAATACTGGCGATTATCGATGCGGCGATAAGAAGAGATACCCCGTTTCCGATTCCATTCTCTGTTATCTGCTCTCCAAGCCACATAACAAAAAGTCCGCCCGCGGTGAGCGTGAGAACTGCCGTAACCTTGAACATCAGACCGGGGTCCGTAACGGCACTTCCGACAGTGGCCGCTCCTACCCCGCCGCGCTCAAGGGTAACCGCAAGCATAAAGCCCTGAACGAGACATATAAGAACGGTGCCGTACCTTGTGTACTGATTTATTCTTCTCCTTCCGGCGTCGCCTTCTTTCTGCATTGCTTCAAGTGAAGGAAAGGCCTTTACCAGAAGCGACATGATGATTGAGGCGGTAATGTAGGGCATAACCCCCAAGGCAAAAATTGACGCCTGCTCAAGTGCTCCCCCGGAAAACATGTTAAGTATGTCGAATATCGTGCCGCGGGTCTGCTCGAACATCTTGGCAATCTGGTCCGGATCGATTCCTGGAATCGGAACGAAAACCCCTGCCCTGTAAACAATGAGCATTGCGGCTGTAAAAAGCAGCTTCCTGTTAAGCTCCGGAATCCTGGGAAGTGACGCGACATTACTGCTCATACTATCTCCACTTTTCCTCCCGCGTCGTTTATCTTGCGCGCGGCCGCCTCACTGCAGGCATTAACCGTTATGGAGAGCGCCGAGGCAATCTCGCCGGTAGCCAGGAGTTTTACGGGTTTCTTGCCGCTTACTATTCCTGCCTCGGCAAGCGTCTGGATCGTAACCGACTCCGCATCCGCAAAACGCTCAAGATCCTTCAAGTTAACTATGTCGTACTGTTTTTTGAATATGTTCGTAAAGCCCCTTTTCGGGCTTCTCATTTTGAGTGGAGTCTGACCGCCTTCAAACCATCTGGATACCCCTTTCCCCGAACGGGATCCTTGGCCCTTGTGCCCTCTTCCGCTGGTTTTCCCTTGGGAACCCGCACCTCTTCCTACCCTTTTTCTTTTTGTTTTAGATCCCTTAACCGGTGAAAGTTCGTTTAACATTTCCTTTTGCACTCCACTGTTAAGCGCGCGTTCTACTGCGCCGCATCATAGTAATTGGGAAGATCGAGGTCCTTTATCTCCTTGTTCCTCGTCTTCGCGATTTCTTCGGGAACCTGCAGTTCCGAGAGTCCCTTTACAACCGCCATAACAACATTAAGCGGATTCCTTGATCCGACAACTTTCGAGAGAACATCGTGTATGCCGGCAAGTTCGACCACCGCTCGCACTGCACCACCCGCTATAACGCCCGTACCCGGGGCAGCAGGCAGGAGCATAACCTTGCTTGACACATATTCCGTGTGAATTCCGTGCGGTATGGTGGCACCGTTGCGCGGCACCCTTATTAGAGTTTTCTTTGCTTTTTCAACCGCCTTTCTTACGGCATCAGGAACCTCATTCGATTTTCCCAGTCCGGCTCCCACAATTCCGTCGGAGTTTCCGACCACGGCAAGAACAGTAAAGTGGAATCTTTTCCCACCCTTGGTCACCTTAGCGACCCTCCTTATGTGAACCACTTTTTCTTGCAATTCAAGTTCTGCCGGATTTATTCTCTCCTCTGCCAAAACCAAAGCCTCCTTTAATTTTTCTCCTAAAACTCCACTCCCGCCTCGCGGATCCCGTCGGCAAGCGACTTTATCCTTCCGTGGTAAGCGTAACCCCCTCTGTCGAAACGCACCTTGGTTATGCCCTTCTGAACAGCCATCTCCCCGAGATGCTTTCCAACCTCTTTGGCAACCTCGGTTTTCTTCATGTTCTCAGCAGACAATCTCTTTTTCGTCTCAGAAAACATCGTTGATGCCTGAAGAAGGGTGACTTCTGCGGTATCATCTATTAGTTGGGCGTATATATGCCTTGCCGAGCGGAAAACGGAAACCCTGGGAATCTCCGCGGTGCCGTTTATCTTTTTCCTCACAGCAAGGTGTCTTCTTTTACGCGCCAGATTTCTGCTTTTCTTTTTTATCATTACTTAGTAGCCGCTCCAGCTTTTCCGGGTTTAAGCTTCAACTTCTCACCTTCGTAACGAACACCCTTGCCCTTATAGGAATCGGGTGGTCTTATCTTCCTTATGCGTGCCGCGGTCTCTCCCACGAGCTGCTTGTCAATTCCATGAAGCGAGAGCAAGGTGCCCCGTTCCTCCACGGTCGCTTCTACGCCCTGGGGAAGTGAAAAATCAACCGGGTGTGAGTAACCGAGTGAAAACCTGAGTCCTGCTTTCCCCAAGAGATCCGCCTTGTAACCCGTACCGGTTATGCGAAGTACCTTGGTAAATCCTTCACTCACCCCTATTACTGAATTGTTAATAAGGCTTCGCGTAAGACCTTGAAAAGACTTTATTCTTTTCTCCTCACTTTGCCTGGAAACAACCACGGTTCCGTTCTCAAGTACGGCTTTTATTCCCTCGGGCACCGTAACCTCAAGGCTTCCCTTTGGCCCCTTGATTTCGATAGCCCCCTGTCTGGGCGTCGCCGTTACCCCGTCGGGAATAACCACTGGTTTTGTTCCTATTCTTGACATTCGTCTGTCCTCAGATCACCGTGCAGAGAATCTCCCCGCCTATCCTTTTGCTCCTTGCAGCAACCCCCGTCATTATTCCGCTTGAAGTAGAAAGTATTGAAATTCCCATTCCGCCCCTGACCCTCGGAATATCATCTTTGCCAACGTAAACCCTTCTTGATGGCTTGCTTATCCTCTTTATCTCATCTATTGCCGCCTTGCCGTCAGGACCGTACTTCAACTTGATGCTTATGGTTTTCTTTACCCCTTCTTCAGTAATTTTATAACTCTCCACGTAGCCTTCCTCAGCAAGAACCCTGGCAATCTCGCCTTTTATAACCGAACCGGGAATCTCGACATGGTTGTGACCCACCATAAAGGCGTTCCTTATTCTGGTTAACATATCTGCAATCGGATCCGTCATTTTCTCTCCAACATATTTCTTAAAAACTCGCTTTTCTCACGCCCGGAAGATGTCCCTTGCTGGCAAGATCCCTGAAACAGACCCTGCAGATGCCGAATTTTCTCATAAAACCTCTCGGCCTCCCGCAGAGTACGCAACGGTTAACCGCACGCACGCGAAACTTCGGCTTTCTCTTCGATTTCTCAAGTAATGCTTTTCTGGCCATAATTCCTCTCTTCTAATTATTCGCAAACGGCACTCCGAGACCGGAAAGAAGTTCCATGGCCTCGGCATCGGTTTTTGAAGTAGTAATCAGACTAATATTCATTCCCTTGTTGTACTGAACCTTGCTGTAATCTATTTCAGGAAAAACCAGGTGCTCCTTTATTCCCAGAGTATAGTTGCCGGAACCGTCAAAAGCCCGCGGCGACAGTCCCTTAAAATCCCTGACTCTTGGAAGGGCGAGATTCACTAAACGGTCGAAAAACTCATACATTCTCTCTCCCCGGAGCGTAACCATGCAGCCTATCGGCTGGCCTTCCCTGAGCTTGAAACCCGCAACTGATTTCCGCGCCTTGGTAACCACCGGCCTTTGTCCTGTTATCCCCGCAAGTTCCGAGACGGCTTCGTCTATTACCTTTGTCTGCCTCCCGGCTTCACTAAGTCTTCCAAGTCCCATGTTCACTACTATTTTCTCAAGCCTTGGAACCTGCATAGTGTTTCCGTAGGAAAATTTTTCAATCAGTGCGGGTACGACCTCGCTCTTATATAGGGTCTTTATTCTCGGAACCATTTTCTCAGATTTCCTTTCCAGTCCTTCTGTTGTACCTTACTTTCTTACCGTCCTCGCCGGTTCTATACCCAACTTTTACCGGCCGACTGCTCTCGGAATCGTACAGCATCAGATTCGAGACATGGATTCCGGCCTCTTTCTCGATGATTCCGCCAGCGGGGTTTTTCTGCGTCGGACGGTTGTGTCTCTTTATGATATTGAGCTTCTCCACAAAGGCCTTTTCGATGTTTCTGTCAATTCTAAGCACCTTGCCGGTCTTCCCTTTCTCCTTGCCCGCAACCACGTAGACCGTATCCCCGGCCCTTATGTGAAACTTTCTCTTTCCAGCTGACATGTTCAAACGACCTCCGGAGCAAGCGAGATAATTTTCATAAAACCCTTAAGCCTCAGTTCACGCGCGATCGGTCCGAAAACCCTCGTACCTATCGGTTCGTTTTCCTTGTCTATTATGACGGCGGCATTGTTATCAAAGCGCACATACGTACCATCCGGTCTTCTCTGTTCCTTCCTCACCCTGACTATCACGGCTTTGTAAACAGAACCTTTCTCCACTTTGGACTTCGGAATGGCCTGCTTGACCGAAACCACAACAACATCTCCAAGCCGCGCGTACTTTCTTCCGGAACCTCCCAGGACCTTTATGCAGAAAAGCCTTTTGGCCCCTGTGTTATCCGCCGAGTCCAGATATGTGCTTGACTGAATCATTTTTTTCTCCCGTAGTCCGAAGAATCAAAAACCACGTCCTACGCACCTGCGGCCTGACTGACCACTTTGCCCAGCCTCCACCTCTTGGTTTTGCTGTGGGGCCTTGACTCTATTATTGTGACCTTATCTCCTATGTTGCACTCGTTGCGCTCATCATGGACCTTAAATCTCTTGCTGGTTCTTATCTGCTTTTTATACCGACCGTGACTTTTGATCCGCTGTACTTCCACGACCGCGGTCTTGTCCATCTTGTTACCTACCACAATTCCCGTTCTGGTCTTTAACTTTCCTCTTTCCATAGAATTAACTCCCCGAAGCCGTATCCCGCTGTTTTTTTATGGTAAGTATCCTAGCAATCTCTCTTCTCAACTGCTTTACCCTCGCATTGTTGGAGTTCTGTCCAGTGGCGACCTGTATTCTGACATTGAAAAGCTCTTCATTCGCATCACGATGGCGCTTGTTCAGTTCTTCGGGCGTTAGATTTCTTAGTTCTTCCGCGTTGGTTGCCATCAGACAAACTCCTCCTCGCTTCTGGACACTATCCTGGTTCTAAGAGGAAGCTTATAGGAAGCAAGCCTTAAGGCTGAGCGTGCAAGTTCTTCGCTTACTCCTGATATTTCGTAAAGAAACTGTCCTCTTTTTACCGGCGCCACATACTTGTCCACATCCCCCTTTCCCTTTCCCATCCTGGTCTCTGCAGGCTTCTTGGTAACGGGTTTATAGGGAAATATCCTTATCCAGAGATTTGCTCCCCTTCTCACGTGCCTTGTGATCGCAATACGGGCGGCCTCTATCTGCCTTGAAGTAATCGTCCCGTTTTCCAACGTCTGAAGCGCAAGGTCGCCGAAGGCGAACGTCGTTCCCCGGGTCGCCGCTCCTCGGTTTCTTCCCTTGAACTGCTTTCTGTACTTTGTCTTCTTAGGCTGAAGCATCAGTATCTACACTCTCAGGAATTTCACCTGCTCTCTCTTTAGTCTTTTTCTGTATTATCTCGCCTTTGAATATCCAGACCTTTACGCCTATCACCCCGTAGGTGGTTGACGCTTCGGCAACCCCGTAGTCAAGATCCGCACGGAGCGTACCGAGGGGCACTCTTCCCTCCCTGTACCACTCCCTTCTCGCTATTTCGGCTCCGCCGAGACGCCCGGCAACCATGACTTTTATTCCTAGAACCCCGGCTCGGATGGAGGATGAAAGCACCCTTTTCATGGCCCTTCTGTATGCAACCCTTCTTTCAAGCTGAAGGGCAAGGTTCTCAGCAACAAGCTGGGCATCGGTTTCGGGTCTCTTTACTTCTCTTATGTCAAGAAATATGCCTTTTCCGGTCATCTGCTGGAGCTTTTTCTTCAGTTGCTCTATCTCCTGACCCTTTCTTCCTATGATGATCCCGGGCCTTGCCGCATACACTAGAATTCTCACCTTGTCCGCCGCGGCCCTTTCAATCTCAATGTTCGAGATGGCTGCCTGATAAAAGGTCTTCTTTACGTAGTTGCGGATGTCTATATCCTCTTTGAGCAGAGTCCTGTACATCTGTTTCTCGGCAAACCACTTGGAATCCCATGACCTGGTTATTCCAATACGAAGTCCTATAGGATTAATTTTCTGTCCCAATTCAGAATCCCCTCTGTTCAAGTACTATCGTTATATGACTCATCCTGGTTTTACGGGCAAAAGCCCTTCCCATCGCTCTGGCCCTGAAACGCTTAAGTGTCGGACCCTGCGTTGCGTAGACTTCCTTTACATAAAGGGAGTCGATATCGCTGTATCCTTTCTCAGAGGCGTTGGCCACAGCCGATTTAAGCAGCTTAGAGAGCAGTGGTGAGACCCTCCTGCGGGCGGAAAGCAGAATCGAGGAAGCTTCCTCCACGCTTTTTCCCCTTATGAGGTCAAGAACCACCCTAGCCTTCTTCGGCGACACCCTGGCATGCTTATGTACTGCTTTAGAAACCATCTGCTATCTCTCTGTTTTTGCTATCTTTTTCTAGCTTTTCTATCACCCGCATGACCATGGTAAGTCCTCGTGGGAGAAAACTCGCCCAGTTTATGTCCTACCATCTGTTCGGACACAAATACGGGAATAAACCTCGTTCCGTTGTGAACCGCGAAAGTCATTCCTATCATCTCGGGTATTATCATTGAAGCTCTTGACCAGGTCCTGATAATTCTCTGACTCCCGAAACTTTGTGCCTGCTCAACTTTCTTCATAAGCTTTTCGTGCACATACAGTCCCTTTTTACTTGATCTTGCCATCTGAAGCTCCCGCGATTAATCCATTCCGTAGCCAACCCTTCTCGGCTTAACTATATATTTGTCCATTCTCTTGTTGTTTCTCGTCTTCTTTCCTATCGTAATCCATCCCCAAGGAGAAACAGGATGAGGGTTTCCCTTGGTCGCCTTGCCTTCTCCTCCGCCATGGGGATGATCAACTGGATTCATCGCCACCCCGCGAACCGTGGGTCTTATGCCCTTGTGACGGGACCTCCCCGCCTTCCCCCAGACTATAAGTTCGTTCTCGGCGTTTCCGATCCTTCCCACAGTAGCCATGCACCGAAGATGAATCAGCCTTATTTCGCCAGAAGCGAGTTTTATCTGGGCGTAGTTACCATCTTTTGCGACAATCTGCGCTGCCGAACCTGCGGAACGAACCAGCTTTCCCCCGCCTCCGGGCCTCATTTCTATGTTGTGAATAACCGTACCCACGGGAATATTCTCTATGGGAAGAGCATTTCCACTTGAAACTTCCACCCCGGGTCCGGAATTTAGTTCATCACCCACTTTAAGGCCGGCAGGGGCTATAATATATCTCTTTTCACCGTCAGCATAGGACAGAAGAGCGATTCTAGCCGAGCGATACGGATCATATTCCAGCGAGACAACTCTGGCAGGTATGCCGTGCTTGTCTCTTTTGAAATCTATTATTCTGTAGCGTTTCTTGTGGCCGCCGCCTTTTCTGAAGTTGGTAATCCTTCCATTCGAGTTGCGTCCTGAGTTCTTCTTAAGAGAAACCGTAAGGGACTTGTGGGGCTTTTTTGAGGTTATCTCCTCAAAGTCAAACCCGGACATGAACCTTCTTCCCGGAGATGTGGGGTTATATTTTTTTACTCCCATGATCAAACTCCCTCAAACAGGTTGATTTCTCCCTCTCTGAGCTTAACGTAAGCCTTTTTAACCGCTGACCTCTTTCCTACAACTCTGCCGAATCTTTTCACTCTTTTTCCAGGAAGCACAAGGGTTCTCACCTTCTCCACCTTGACCCCGAAAATCTTCTCGACGGAATCCTGTATCTCCTTTTTGTTGCATCTTCTGTCTACGGAAAAAACATACCAGCCGTCTTCTCTGGCTTCTGTGCTTTTCTCGGTAATCACAGGAAGTTTTATGATCGAACGGGGATCTTTCATGATAGTCTCTCCTGGATTTTTTCAACCGAACTCCGCACCATGACTATGTTCTTGTGTCTGAGAAGATCGTATACGTTAAGCCCGTCGTCCCTGAGCACCTTTACGTCAGGTATGTTCCTTGCCGACTTGTGGAGATTCTCGTTATCCGAACTGACAATCACAAGAGCTTGGGAGAATTCAAAATCCTTCATGAATTTCGCCACCTGCCTAGTCTTTATCTCCGGAAGCTCAAAACTGTCGAGCACAACTATGGCACCTTCGCCGAAACGGCTTGAGAGAGCGGAAACAAGTGCCCCTTTTCTCACCTTTTTCGGAATCGAGTAAGACCAATCTTTCGGTTTCGGTCCAAAAACTACTCCACCCTTGCGCCAGATCGGGGAACGCCTGGACCCCGCCCTTGCACGTCCTGTGTGTTTCTGTTTCCATGGCTTTGCTCCGCCGCCTCGGACTTCAGCTCTTGTCTTGGTGGACGAGGTTCCGGCCCTTTTTTTGGCAAGCTGCCAGTTGACTACTTCGTGGAGCAAGTGCTTTTTTACCGGAGCTTCAAATATTTCGGAGCGAAGTTCCATTGTTCCCACCTTTTTCCTGGCGATGTCATATACGTCAACTTGAAGCATCTTTCGCCCCCTTTGACGTGTGCCGGAGAAAAAGCGTCCCTCCCACCGGACCCGGAACCGACCCCTTTACGAAAAGAAGATTTCTCTCAACATCTATATCGACCACCCTGACGCCCTGAACCGTTACATTCTTTCCACCCATTCGCCCCGGCATTTTCAACCCTTTCCACACCTTGGCCGGAGATGATGCCTGCCCTATGGAGCCGGGTCTTCTGTGGGCCATGCCGCCGTGGG is a genomic window of Candidatus Dadabacteria bacterium containing:
- the rplB gene encoding 50S ribosomal protein L2, producing MGVKKYNPTSPGRRFMSGFDFEEITSKKPHKSLTVSLKKNSGRNSNGRITNFRKGGGHKKRYRIIDFKRDKHGIPARVVSLEYDPYRSARIALLSYADGEKRYIIAPAGLKVGDELNSGPGVEVSSGNALPIENIPVGTVIHNIEMRPGGGGKLVRSAGSAAQIVAKDGNYAQIKLASGEIRLIHLRCMATVGRIGNAENELIVWGKAGRSRHKGIRPTVRGVAMNPVDHPHGGGEGKATKGNPHPVSPWGWITIGKKTRNNKRMDKYIVKPRRVGYGMD
- the secY gene encoding preprotein translocase subunit SecY, encoding MSSNVASLPRIPELNRKLLFTAAMLIVYRAGVFVPIPGIDPDQIAKMFEQTRGTIFDILNMFSGGALEQASIFALGVMPYITASIIMSLLVKAFPSLEAMQKEGDAGRRRINQYTRYGTVLICLVQGFMLAVTLERGGVGAATVGSAVTDPGLMFKVTAVLTLTAGGLFVMWLGEQITENGIGNGVSLLIAASIIASIPGAFWNLSRLVGTGEITVLGVLLIFIFLGFLMGLIVYFERSYRKIPVQYPRRVVGRKVMGGQSSHLPLKTNPSGVIPPIFASSILIFPATIVTFADVPAIRTFSDLVFQNVFVYNLIFAILIIFFAFFYTSIIYDPDDLSDNLRKNGGNIPGIRPGRKTSEYIGNVLGKITFIGAIYVAAVCVLPAFLEREPFNLPFYFGGVSLLIVIGVTLDFMQQIESFLITHSYEGFIKKRGMKEPQRYRF
- the rpsQ gene encoding 30S ribosomal protein S17, with protein sequence MERGKLKTRTGIVVGNKMDKTAVVEVQRIKSHGRYKKQIRTSKRFKVHDERNECNIGDKVTIIESRPHSKTKRWRLGKVVSQAAGA
- the rplO gene encoding 50S ribosomal protein L15, translated to MLNELSPVKGSKTKRKRVGRGAGSQGKTSGRGHKGQGSRSGKGVSRWFEGGQTPLKMRSPKRGFTNIFKKQYDIVNLKDLERFADAESVTIQTLAEAGIVSGKKPVKLLATGEIASALSITVNACSEAAARKINDAGGKVEIV
- the rpsC gene encoding 30S ribosomal protein S3, producing MGQKINPIGLRIGITRSWDSKWFAEKQMYRTLLKEDIDIRNYVKKTFYQAAISNIEIERAAADKVRILVYAARPGIIIGRKGQEIEQLKKKLQQMTGKGIFLDIREVKRPETDAQLVAENLALQLERRVAYRRAMKRVLSSSIRAGVLGIKVMVAGRLGGAEIARREWYREGRVPLGTLRADLDYGVAEASTTYGVIGVKVWIFKGEIIQKKTKERAGEIPESVDTDASA
- the rpsH gene encoding 30S ribosomal protein S8 encodes the protein MTDPIADMLTRIRNAFMVGHNHVEIPGSVIKGEIARVLAEEGYVESYKITEEGVKKTISIKLKYGPDGKAAIDEIKRISKPSRRVYVGKDDIPRVRGGMGISILSTSSGIMTGVAARSKRIGGEILCTVI
- the rplE gene encoding 50S ribosomal protein L5, which produces MVPRIKTLYKSEVVPALIEKFSYGNTMQVPRLEKIVVNMGLGRLSEAGRQTKVIDEAVSELAGITGQRPVVTKARKSVAGFKLREGQPIGCMVTLRGERMYEFFDRLVNLALPRVRDFKGLSPRAFDGSGNYTLGIKEHLVFPEIDYSKVQYNKGMNISLITTSKTDAEAMELLSGLGVPFANN
- the rpsS gene encoding 30S ribosomal protein S19; translated protein: MARSSKKGLYVHEKLMKKVEQAQSFGSQRIIRTWSRASMIIPEMIGMTFAVHNGTRFIPVFVSEQMVGHKLGEFSPTRTYHGHAGDRKARKR
- the rplN gene encoding 50S ribosomal protein L14, whose translation is MIQSSTYLDSADNTGAKRLFCIKVLGGSGRKYARLGDVVVVSVKQAIPKSKVEKGSVYKAVIVRVRKEQRRPDGTYVRFDNNAAVIIDKENEPIGTRVFGPIARELRLKGFMKIISLAPEVV
- the rplF gene encoding 50S ribosomal protein L6, producing the protein MSRIGTKPVVIPDGVTATPRQGAIEIKGPKGSLEVTVPEGIKAVLENGTVVVSRQSEEKRIKSFQGLTRSLINNSVIGVSEGFTKVLRITGTGYKADLLGKAGLRFSLGYSHPVDFSLPQGVEATVEERGTLLSLHGIDKQLVGETAARIRKIRPPDSYKGKGVRYEGEKLKLKPGKAGAATK
- a CDS encoding type Z 30S ribosomal protein S14, which codes for MARKALLEKSKRKPKFRVRAVNRCVLCGRPRGFMRKFGICRVCFRDLASKGHLPGVRKASF
- the rplV gene encoding 50S ribosomal protein L22, producing MVSKAVHKHARVSPKKARVVLDLIRGKSVEEASSILLSARRRVSPLLSKLLKSAVANASEKGYSDIDSLYVKEVYATQGPTLKRFRARAMGRAFARKTRMSHITIVLEQRGF
- the rplX gene encoding 50S ribosomal protein L24 — its product is MSAGKRKFHIRAGDTVYVVAGKEKGKTGKVLRIDRNIEKAFVEKLNIIKRHNRPTQKNPAGGIIEKEAGIHVSNLMLYDSESSRPVKVGYRTGEDGKKVRYNRRTGKEI
- the rpsE gene encoding 30S ribosomal protein S5 — encoded protein: MAEERINPAELELQEKVVHIRRVAKVTKGGKRFHFTVLAVVGNSDGIVGAGLGKSNEVPDAVRKAVEKAKKTLIRVPRNGATIPHGIHTEYVSSKVMLLPAAPGTGVIAGGAVRAVVELAGIHDVLSKVVGSRNPLNVVMAVVKGLSELQVPEEIAKTRNKEIKDLDLPNYYDAAQ
- the rpmC gene encoding 50S ribosomal protein L29, yielding MATNAEELRNLTPEELNKRHRDANEELFNVRIQVATGQNSNNARVKQLRREIARILTIKKQRDTASGS
- the rplW gene encoding 50S ribosomal protein L23, with amino-acid sequence MKDPRSIIKLPVITEKSTEAREDGWYVFSVDRRCNKKEIQDSVEKIFGVKVEKVRTLVLPGKRVKRFGRVVGKRSAVKKAYVKLREGEINLFEGV
- the rplD gene encoding 50S ribosomal protein L4, which translates into the protein MLQVDVYDIARKKVGTMELRSEIFEAPVKKHLLHEVVNWQLAKKRAGTSSTKTRAEVRGGGAKPWKQKHTGRARAGSRRSPIWRKGGVVFGPKPKDWSYSIPKKVRKGALVSALSSRFGEGAIVVLDSFELPEIKTRQVAKFMKDFEFSQALVIVSSDNENLHKSARNIPDVKVLRDDGLNVYDLLRHKNIVMVRSSVEKIQERLS
- the rplP gene encoding 50S ribosomal protein L16, translating into MLQPKKTKYRKQFKGRNRGAATRGTTFAFGDLALQTLENGTITSRQIEAARIAITRHVRRGANLWIRIFPYKPVTKKPAETRMGKGKGDVDKYVAPVKRGQFLYEISGVSEELARSALRLASYKLPLRTRIVSRSEEEFV
- the rplR gene encoding 50S ribosomal protein L18; amino-acid sequence: MIKKKSRNLARKRRHLAVRKKINGTAEIPRVSVFRSARHIYAQLIDDTAEVTLLQASTMFSETKKRLSAENMKKTEVAKEVGKHLGEMAVQKGITKVRFDRGGYAYHGRIKSLADGIREAGVEF